TTTAACGTCAGCCTCCTGTACACACCCTTCCGCAACAGCGACGGGAAACCACTCGTCAATATCGGCATGGTCTATCGCAGTCAGGCCACCTTTCATCTCACGGGCAACTTTCTCGCCAACGGCGCCTCAGTCGCCGATGCCTCAGCCACCTTCGTCCTGCCGCAAGTCTTCTCCGGCGGCATCGGCATCTGGCCGGTTCGTACGTCTGAGCGAGAGTGGAAATTGGAATTCGATGTGGACTACACCGGATGGAAATCCAACCGGAACCTCGATGTCCATTTGACGAACGGCGCCCTGTTGCCGTTTCCTCAAAACTGGCAGAGTACCTACACCGTCATGATCGGCACCGAATACCGATGGCTTCGCCTGGCCTCAATGCCGGATTGGGACATTGCCCTTCGGGCCGGGTACATGAACCAGCAGGCTCAAATACCCGATCGCACCTTTAATCCGGGAGTCCCCTCAGCCAATACGCACATCCCCTCCGTCGGGATCGGGTTGGCCTGCCATGAAAACGGGAGATTCCTCGGACTGGTACGTTGCGGCGAACTGGGCATTGGTCCGCTGAAGCCGAAACTGTTCGCCATCGATCTCGCCTATCAAGCGGGTCTGTACGAAGTACGCACCATCGCGGGCAACCAAAATCCCACCGTCAATGGCCGATACGACAGTATGGTTCATGTCGGCTCGCTGTCGTTGCGGTTCAATTACTGAGCCCTACTCGTTCCTGCCGGCTTCGATCGTTACGTCCTGAAGTGCCGCGAGGGCTTCATCTTCACACATCGACGGCATGACGGTTGCTTCCTTCATCGCCATGGGTCGATGC
The Nitrospira sp. DNA segment above includes these coding regions:
- a CDS encoding outer membrane protein transport protein, translated to MPLAQRFRRALLLCLLCSAAGFVLAAASAHAQTPRLQGQSAAAAAMGNAFVAQADDPSALHYNPAGMTQLHGFQTLFGTTLIGGTTQFTSPTGAQTTGDRNGSVAWPPPGHVYLVANLKDLGLSALGNFTAGIGMNNPFGSLTRYPNDGPFRTAITFTTLPLLDIKPTIAYKLNDQLSFGLGADIYTFSGLFGEGHLEQKSIWPGGLGIPAGSLMEINGSDTTAGFNVSLLYTPFRNSDGKPLVNIGMVYRSQATFHLTGNFLANGASVADASATFVLPQVFSGGIGIWPVRTSEREWKLEFDVDYTGWKSNRNLDVHLTNGALLPFPQNWQSTYTVMIGTEYRWLRLASMPDWDIALRAGYMNQQAQIPDRTFNPGVPSANTHIPSVGIGLACHENGRFLGLVRCGELGIGPLKPKLFAIDLAYQAGLYEVRTIAGNQNPTVNGRYDSMVHVGSLSLRFNY